The Malus domestica chromosome 13, GDT2T_hap1 genome includes a window with the following:
- the LOC103420180 gene encoding putative pectate lyase 11, whose product MLLGHDEVMLLGHDDKYLPDSGMQVTIAFNHFSMALVQRMPRCRRGYIHVVNNNFTRWEMYAIGGSGNPTINSQGYHYIAPQDQNAKEVTKCVDTNEGDWSDWNWRTERNGKDFRDNIQVITKPAIRRLARRGGVKRISELIYEETKSFLNIFLENVIRDAVTYTEHARRKTVTIMDVVHALMTLLFRHPPCSALLLHPHPSLASQLPPTSKTAVKRLAGREALP is encoded by the coding sequence ATGCTATTGGGCCACGACGAGGTGATGCTATTGGGCCACGACGACAAGTACCTGCCGGACAGCGGGATGCAGGTGACGATTGCGTTTAACCACTTCAGTATGGCGCTGGTGCAGCGTATGCCGCGGTGCAGACGCGGGTACATCCACGTGGTGAACAACAACTTCACGCGGTGGGAGATGTATGCTATCGGCGGTAGTGGTAACCCAACCATCAACAGCCAGGGGTACCACTACATTGCTCCTCAGGACCAGAACGCCAAGGAGGTGACAAAGTGCGTGGACACGAACGAGGGGGACTGGTCAGACTGGAATTGGAGGACGGAGCGAAACGGCAAGGACTTCCGCGACAACATCCAGGTCATCACCAAGCCGGCGATTCGGAGGCTGGCCAGAAGAGGCGGGGTGAAGAGAATCAGCGAGCTAATCTACGAGGAGACCAAAAGCTTCCTTAACATCTTCTTGGAGAACGTCATCCGTGACGCTGTGACATATACCGAGCACGCCCGCAGGAAGACAGTCACCATCATGGACGTCGTCCATGCTCTCATGACGCTGTTGTTCCGTCATCCTCCTTGCTCCGCTCTTCTCTTGCACCCTCATCCGTCTCTCGCCTCGCAGCTGCCAccaacttcaaagaccgctgtcaaacgactagccggccgagaagctCTTCCTTAA
- the LOC108171258 gene encoding LOW QUALITY PROTEIN: O-fucosyltransferase 1-like (The sequence of the model RefSeq protein was modified relative to this genomic sequence to represent the inferred CDS: inserted 1 base in 1 codon; substituted 1 base at 1 genomic stop codon): MNATLVLPELDANSFWHDDSGFGGIYDVEHFIKSLRYDVKIVEKIPEIRKNGKTKKIKAVQLRPPRDSPISWYTTDALAKMKEHGAIYLTPFSHRLAEENDNPEYQRLRCRVSYHALRFKXNXKLSKSIVDKLHSQGHFMSIHLRFEMDMLAFAGCFDIFNPKEQEILKKYRKENFAPKKLVYEERRALGKCPLTPEEVILSFLLFILHITVYGAHQY; the protein is encoded by the exons ATGAACGCTACACTTGTGCTGCCAGAACTGGATGCGAACTCTTTTTGGCATGATGACAG TGGTTTCGGCGGTATCTATGATGTTGAGCATTTTATCAAGTCATTGAGGTATGATGTAAAAATTGTAGAAAAAATACCAGAAATTCGCAAAAATGGGAAGACCAAGAAGATAAAAGCTGTGCAG CTTCGTCCCCCTCGAGATTCTCCTATCAGTTGGTATACTACAGATGCACTTGCGAAAATGAAGGAGCATGGTGCTATTTATCTTACTCCCTTTTCACATCGCTTGGCAGAAGAGAATGACAACCCTGAGTATCAACGGTTGAGATGCAGAGTTAGCTATCATGCTCTGAGGTTTAAGTGAA ATAAGTTAAGTAAATCAATCGTAGATAAGCTTCACTCACAAGGTCACTTCATGTCCATACATCTTCGTTTTGAGATGGATATGCTGGCATTTGCTGG ctgctttgatattttcaaccCCAAAGAGCAagagattttgaagaagtatcgAAAAGAAAATTTTGCGCCAAAGAAGCTTGTCTATGAGGAAAGAAGAGCCCTAGGAAAATGCCCATTAACTCCTGAAGAGGTAATATTATCTTTCTTGTTATTTATTTTGCATATTACAGTATATGGAGCCCATCAATATTAA